The Fusarium oxysporum Fo47 chromosome II, complete sequence genome includes a region encoding these proteins:
- a CDS encoding acyl-CoA dehydrogenase/oxidase translates to MSARIPLIAANRVSDAAKKQLDLVAKFVEEECIPADPVVEAQAGEGDARWEGHPSVIEDLKAKARKLGLWNMFLPKGHYKESPGWTNLEYGLMAEWLGRSHVASEACNCSAPDTGNMEVLAKYGNDAQKEQWLRPLMDGKIRSAFLMTEPQIASSDATNIELDIRREGNEYVLNGQKWWSSGAGDPRCKIYIVMGKTDANNKDPYRQQSVVLVPAGTPGITIDRMLKVYGFDDAPHGHGHITFKNVRVPVSNLVLGEGRGFEIIQGRLGPGRIHHAMRSIGAAERALDWMLLRVNDESKKPFGKLLREHGVILEWIAKSRIEIDAARLIVLNAAIKMDDLGPKKALKEIAEAKVLIPQTALNVIDRAVQAYGGAGVSQDTPLAYMWAGIRTLRLADGPDEVHLQQLGRNENKRSAEATATIKRQRAKTEELLKQYGVERSQPGARIKHNAKL, encoded by the exons ATGTCGGCGAGAATCCCTCTCATT GCTGCCAATCGCGTCAGcgatgctgccaagaagcagcttgaccttgtcgCCAAGTTCGTCGAGGAAGAATGTATCCC TGCCGACCCTGTTGTAGAGGCTCAAGCCGGAGAGGGTGATGCTCGTTGGGAAGGTCACCCTTCCGTCATCGAGGATCTGAAGGCCAAGGCCCGAAAGCTCGGTCTCTGGAACATGTTCCTTCCCAAGGGCCACTACAAGGAGTCTCCTGGCTGGACCAACCTCGAGTATGGACTCATGGCTGAGTGGCTCGGTCGCTCACACGTTGCTTCCGAGGCATGCAACTGCTCAGCTCCTGACACAGGCAACATGGAAGTGTTGGCCAAGTATGGTAACGACGCTCAAAAGGAGCAGTGGTTGAGGCCTCTGATGGATGGCAAGATCCGTTCTGCTTTCCTCATGACAGAGCCTCAAATTGCTTCGTCTGACGCTACAAACATTGAGTTGGATATCCGTCGCGAGGGTAACGAGTACGTTCTCAATGGCCAGAAGTGGTGGTCCAGCGGTGCTGGTGACCCACGATGCAAGATTTACATCGTTATGGGTAAGACAGATGCCAACAACAAGGACCCTTATCGTCAACAGTCGGTCGTTCTGGTACCCGCCGGGACACCTGGTATTACCATCGACCGCATGCTTAAGGTCTACGGATTCGACGATGCTCCTCACGGCCATGGACACATCACCTTCAAGAACGTCAGAGTTCCTGTCTCTAACCTTGTCCTCGGCGAGGGACGAGGATTTGAGATTATTCAGGGTCGCCTTGGACCTGGCCGTATTCACCATGCTATGCGCAGCATTGGAGCT GCTGAGCGTGCTCTTGACTGGATGCTCCTCCGTGTCAACGATGAGTCTAAGAAGCCATTTGGCAAACTTCTCCGCGAACACGGCGTCATCCTCGAATGGATTGCCAAGTCCCGTATTGAAATCGACGCCGCACGCCTGATCGTTCTCAATGCCGCCATCAAGATGGACGACCTAGGTCCCAAGAAGGCCCTCAAGGAGATCGCAGAAGCCAAGGTCCTCATTCCCCAAACCGCTCTCAATGTCATCGACCGTGCGGTTCAGGCCTACGGAGGCGCTGGTGTCTCCCAGGATACACCCTTGGCATACATGTGGGCAGGTATCCGAACGCTGCGCCTTGCCGACGGACCTGATGAGGTGCATCTGCAGCAGCTGGGACGCAATGAGAACAAGCGCAGTGCTGAGGCGACAGCGACAATTAAGAGACAGAGGGCTAAGACTGAGGAGTTGTTGAAGCAATACGGTGTTGAGAGGTCCCAGCCTGGTGCTAGAATAAAGCACAATGCTAAGTTGTAG
- a CDS encoding small GTPase superfamily has translation MSSRKKVLLKVIILGDSGVGKTSLMNQYVNKKFSASYKATIGADFLTREVLVDDRQVTMQLWDTAGQERFQSLGVAFYRGADCCVLVYDVNNAKSFEALDSWRDEFLIQASPRDPPNFPFVVLGNKIDVEESKRVISNKRAMTFCQSKGDIPYFETSAKEAINIDQAFEVIARNALAQEESEEFSGDFDDPINIHIENDRDGCAC, from the exons ATGTCTTCACGAAAGAAGGTCCTTCTCAAG GTTATCATCCTGGGCGATAGCGGTGTTGGCAAGACCAGCTTGATGAACCAATAT GTCAACAAGAAGTTTAGCGCGAGCTACAAGGCCACTATCGGCGCCGACTTCCTAACTCGAGAGGTCCTCGTTGACGATCGACAAGTTACCATGCAG CTCTGGGATACGGCCGGTCAAGAACGTTTTCAATCCCTCGGTGTGGCGTTCTACCGAGGTGCCGATTGCTGCGTTTTGGTCTACGACGTGAACAATGCCAAGAGTTTCGAGGCACTGGACAGCTGGAGAGATGAATTCCTTATCCAGGCTTCTCCTAGGGACCCTCCCAACTTCCCATTC GTCGTGCTTGGAAACAagattgatgttgaggagagCAAGCGGGTG ATTTCCAACAAGCGTGCCATGACATTCTGCCAGTCCAAGGGCGATATTCCCTACTTTGAGACAAGTGCCAAGGAAGCCATTAACATCGACCAGGCTTTTGAGG TGATTGCTCGCAACGCTCTCGCCCAAGAAGAGTCTGAGGAATTCAGCGGCGACTTTGATGACCCGATCAACATCCACATCGAGAATGACCGTGATGGCTGCGCTTGTTAA
- a CDS encoding P-loop containing nucleoside triphosphate hydrolase protein has translation MKKTQKYHLGLLKGKLARLRAQLLEPGPGAGGGGGSGFDVSKSGDARIALVGFPSVGKSTFLSKVTKTRSEVASYAFTTLTAIPGVLEYGGAEIQLLDLPGIIEGASEGKGRGRQVISAAKTSDLILMVLDATKKAEQRALLEAELEAVGIRLNREPPNIYLKVKTAGGMKITFQSPPKNLDEKMLYNILRDYKILNCEVLVRDENATVDDFIDVIMKDHRKYIKCLYVYNKIDSVSLDFLDKLAREDHTVVMSCELDLGIQDVVDRCWKELKLIRIYTKRKGAEPDFGEALIVRSNSTIEDVCDRIHRTLKDTFKYALVWGASARHVPQRVGLAHPVADEDVVYIVSAWKA, from the exons atgaagaagacacAAA AATATCATTTGGGTCTATTAAAAGG AAAACTCGCTCGACTAAGGGCACAGCTTCTAGAGCCTGGTCCTGGAgctggcggtggtggtggctcAGGTTTCGATGTCAGCAAAAGTGGTGATGCGCGAATTGCTCTTGTTGGTTTCCCATCAGTAGGAAAATCGACATTCTTATCGAAAGTCACCAAGACGCGGTCCGAAGTTGCTTCTTATGCTTTCACAACCTTGACAGCCATTCCCGGTGTGCTTGAGTATGGTGGTGCTGAGATTCAGCTGCTCGATCTTCCCGGTATTATCGAGGGTGCTTCTGAAGGCAAGGGTCGAGGAAGACAAGTTATTTCAGCCGCCAAGACCAGTGACCTTATTCTAATGGTTCTTGACGCTACCAAGAAAGCCGAACAAAGAGCATTGCTCGAGGCTGAATTGGAAGCTGTCGGCATCCGCCTGAACCGAGAACCACC CAACATTTacctcaaggtcaagacaGCGGGTGGCATGAAAATCACATTCCAGTCTCCTCCCAAGAACCTGGACGAGAAGATGCTCTACAACATCCTGCGCGACTACAAGATTCTTAATTGTGAGGTTCTTGTCCGTGATGAGAACGCTACAGTCGACGACTTCATTGATGTTATCATGAAGGACCATCGAAAGTACATCAAGTGTCTGTACGTCTACAACAAGATTGACAGTGTCTCGCTTGACTTCTTGGACAAGCTAGCACGCGAGGATCATACAGTTGTCATGAGCTGTGAGCTGGACCTGGGTATCCAGGATGTTGTGGACAGATGTTGGAAAGAGCTCAAGCTGATCCGTATTTACACCAAACGCAAGGGTGCTGAACCAGACTTTGGTGAGGCGTTGATTGTGCGCAGTAACAGTACAATCGAGGATGTCTGTGACCGCATTCACAGGACTCTGAAGGACACGTTCAAGTATGCGCTGGTATGGGGTGCTAGCGCAAGACATGTTCCTCAAAGAGTTGGTCTGGCACACCCTGTGGCGGATGAAGATGTAGTGTATATCGTCAGTGCTTGGAAGGCTTAG
- a CDS encoding spindle pole body formation-associated protein-domain-containing protein: MLGWMLRRGENAPEPVNDGDTTQIDQPDTPAPVFAARAFKSALFGTPARPTNQTTRAVAKDRNDKRDQMSRTPPRPQGILLTPGTGTTRRKRVSFGQDVKKNNNLSKEPETRQRTRLNDALEKASKSVNQKNTTQQDQGDSSDEWEEADDEDYCTHDITVDLNEPHSQSGRYWKEEFEKYHEDAKAEMEKLLKYKQLAKSYAKQKDAEAIELAVKLKEEQQKVIEMERQIAEGASKIASKRVDRSDEVSSELLSTLTKQTALAVQFRTRVQELEDQLEEFLREREDDADPKDRKRRQATSPRTQKTLIETQRELRRARMQVKEVGELREQISSLKSQLRAAEKRATQAEAMNETKGTQEKPENESVREGSRAQELRAQLREAREENRKKDEELRQLKQEFEAYRNETQAHNADTNGVLERAHTKIAELKKEIRILKTGDNYALEQNDNAARPKSWHVQTDAGRLADEASKPRNVDVDDSTKNRRHNMERRSFDLTELGNDTMELKAADPNVPSLRQKFHEDAVPKVTKSDIGTSKPISSSLGDKPDIGRPRWQPFVPRSPRNRAYLGEEITKRIENGGATPGRTGLDDIAAPDLPALAKSIARSKRITSGEKPEERIDLLHDHYARVGGPDPNNSTFMANAPKSVLPPERRAAAIARIEQRMAEKKRARGRKAYDKENVRP, encoded by the exons ATGTTGGGTTGGATGTTGAGACGCGGCGAGAACGCGCCAGAACCAGTCAATGATGGAG ACACCACGCAAATTGACCAACCTGACACCCCCGCGCCTGTTTTCGCTGCTAGAGCGTTCAAGAGTGCATTGTTTGGAACTCCAGCGCGACCTACCAACCAAACTACAAGAGCAGTAGCAAAAGACAGAAACGACAAGAGAGATCAAATGTCTCGAACCCCGCCTCGACCGCAAGGAATTCTTTTGACCCCAGGTACTGGAACTACGAGACGAAAACGCGTATCTTTTGGACAAGACGTCAAGAAGAATAACAATCTCAGCAAAGAGCCAGAAACGCGCCAACGTACACGATTAAACGACGCTTTGGAAAAGGCTTCCAAATCGGTAAATCAGAAGAACACAACACAGCAAGACCAGGGCGACTCTTCAGATGAGTgggaagaagctgatgacGAGGACTACTGCACACACGACATTACGGTTGATCTTAACGAGCCTCACTCGCAGTCGGGCAGATATTGGAAGGAGGAATTTGAGAAATACCACGAAGACGCGAAGGCCGAAATGGAGAAGCTCCTCAAGTATAAGCAACTGGCGAAATCGTATGCCAAACAAAAGGATGCTGAGGCAATTGAACTCGCagtcaagctcaaggaagaACAGCAAAAAGTGATCGAGATGGAAAGGCAGATTGCCGAAGGTGCTTCCAAGATTGCATCGAAGCGAGTAGACAGATCAGACGAAGTCAGTTCCGAGCTTTTATCGACACTCACGAAGCAAACAGCCTTGGCTGTGCAGTTTCGAACACGCgtccaagagcttgaagaccAACTTGAGGAGTTCCTTCGAGAGCGGGAAGACGATGCCGATCCCAAAGACCGCAAGCGACGACAAGCGACATCACCCAGGACGCAGAAAACCCTTATCGAGACACAGCGCGAACTGAGGCGAGCCCGAATGCAAGTCAAGGAAGTTGGCGAACTTCGTGAGCAGATATCTTCTCTAAAAAGTCAGCTCAGAGCGGCGGAGAAGCGTGCTACCCAGGCTGAGGCAATGAACGAAACGAAGGGTACACAAGAAAAACCCGAAAACGAATCGGTGCGCGAAGGTTCACGAGCACAAGAACTACGCGCCCAGCTTCGTGAAGCAAGGGAAGAAAATaggaagaaggatgaggagctACGACAGCTAAAGCAAGAATTCGAAGCCTATCGTAATGAAACTCAAGCCCACAATGCGGACACCAATGGAGTTTTAGAACGGGCGCACACTAAGATTGcggagctcaagaaggaaaTCAGGATCCTCAAGACTGGGGACAATTATGCTCTTGAGCAGAACGACAACGCTGCTCGGCCTAAGAGCTGGCATGTTCAGACAGACGCAGGGCGTCTGGCAGACGAGGCCTCAAAGCCCAGAAACGTCGATGTAGATGACAGCACCAAGAATCGAAGGCATAATATGGAACGACGAAGCTTTGACTTGACCGAGCTTGGAAATGACACCATGGAGCTCAAGGCGGCAGACCCAAACGTGCCCTCATTACGCCAAAAGTTTCACGAAGACGCTGTGCCAAAGGTCACCAAATCGGATATCGGCACGTCAAAGCCAATATCGTCAAGTCTTGGTGATAAGCCAGACATTGGCCGGCCTAGATGGCAGCCATTCGTTCCGCGATCACCAAGAAATAGAGCATATCTTGGCGAAGAAATCACCAAGCGAATTGAGAATGGGGGTGCGACTCCCGGCCGAACTGGCTTGGATGACATCGCCGCGCCTGACCTGCCCGCACTGGCCAAGTCGATCGCTCGCTCGAAGCGCATTACATCTGGCGAGAAACCTGAAGAAAGAATCGACTTACTACACGACCACTATGCGCGTGTAGGGGGCCCAGATCCCAACAACAGCACATTCATGGCCAACGCGCCAAAGAGTGTGTTGCCGCCTGAGCGTAGAGCTGCTGCGATTGCAAGAATTGAACAAAGAATGGCGGAGAAGAAACGAGCGCGTGGAAGAAAAGCATATGATAAGGAGAATGTTCGACCTTGA